TCCTGTGTAATTTTCTCCATCGACTCAATGGATTTCCCAAGTACTTCGATTTTTCCCTGCGCTATGGGATTGAGGCCTAAAATAGTTCTCAAAAGAACAGATTTTCCAGCGCCCGATCCCCCCACAATTCCAAAAATCTCTTGGGGGAAAATTTCCATATGCAAATGATGGTGGATGACAGTACGACCAAACTTGGTTTCAAGATTCTCGATTTTAATGATTGGATTATAAGGTGGGTTCATCTTTAAACTCCCATTTGTGAGAAAAAGATGGAAAACAAAGCATCCGCCACAATCACTAGAAAGATGCTTTCCACAACCGCTTTTGTGGTGTGAAGACCTACACTTTCAGCGCCCCCGTCCACACGAAATCCTTCAAAACAACTCACAAGACCAATGGCAAAAGCAAAGACGGGCGCTTTGATAATTCCGATCCAAAAACTCCATTGCGTAATGGCACCTCCCAATTGTTTGAGATAAAGATCAGAACTGTACCCCATGGACCACACCACCCAAACACCCCCGCCCAAAAGACCTGCGACATCGGCAAGGAACGCCAGAAAAGGCATAATACAAATAAGGGCTAACATCCTGGGAAGAACTAAATATTCAAGAGGATTAAGACCAAAAACATTCATGGCATCCACTTCTTGATTAATTTTCATAATCCCGAGTTCAGCCGTGATCGCACTTCCCGTTCGGCCTGCTACAACAATAGCTGCAAGCAAAATTCCAGCTTCTCTGACAATGGAGAGCCCCACTAGATTAATCGTATAAATATCCGCTCCAAATTTATGGAGTTGCTCCTCGCCCTGATAGGCAAAGACAAATCCGATCAAAAAAGAAATAACCGCAATAATGGGAATGGAATTGACCCCTATTCGTTCCATATGCACGAAAAAAGGGACCAACTTGATCCGTTTGGGACTCAAGAAAGATTTAAAAAGTGCAATGACAACATGACCTAGAAATTCCAGCAATTCATAAGCCAAAGTCCCCACTTCAATGGTTGACTTACCCATTCGCTCAATGAGATCCAAAAAGAAGCGATTTGGGGTATGTTTGACAGTGCGATCCGGAAGATAACCTTGGATGCAGTCCATCAAAGACGATAAAAGAAGCGGCATTCCGTCAAGGGTATATGTAATGTTTTTTTTCTGGAGGACTTCAAGGATTTCATGAAAAACCCACGCACCAGTCGTATCGGAGGATTCGAAATTTACCCAAATAAACTTGACATTCAAATTGGATTTCAGTGTTTTTACTTTTCTAAAGCATGATTCGAGTGTTTGCGCATGGGCAAGACTCCACTCTCCGCCTATATTTAAAGTCACAACTTCGGCAGTATCATACTGGATTTCGAGTGAGGGCGATGCGTTTTTCATTTTATCCTTTTGCATAAAAATGAATTATCCTATAAAATCAGCCACAATAAAAGAGATAATGGAGATATGACAAAAAAACCCATCAGATATTCCGCAAACCTCGTTATCCCTAAAACCGTCGTTCTTGTCGGTATGATGGGAGCGGGAAAGAGCAGCATTGGCTGGAGACTTGCTAAAAAATTAGGGGTGGAATTCCACGACTCCGACCAAGAAGTCGAGCGGGCTGCCGGATGCACCGTCAATGATATTTTTGAAACTTGGGGTGAAAAAGCGTTTCGCGATGCCGAACGCCGCGTCATTCAACGCCTTTTGAGCGAACCCACCCAGGTCATTTCCACGGGGGACGGCGCCTTCATCGACGATGATATTCGAGCCCTTATTAACGGCAAAGCTATTTCAGTATGGTTGCGCGCCAATCCTGATATTTTACTCGAGCGCGTTGTCAGACGTGATACACGCCCCCTTCTTCATGAAGGGGATCCCAAAGAAATTCTCGAGGGGATGATTGAAAAACGCTATCCCATTTATAGTGAGGCCAATATTATTGTTGATAGTAACGACGATGCCCATGACGCCACTGTTGAGCGCGTAATGGAATCGCTTAAGGACTATGTATACGATTAAGCGATGAGCATTATATCCCTCATTCTCACTTTCATTATTGTTCTGCTCCTCGTCGGCCTTTCGGGTGTCTGCGCAGGATCGGAAGCTGCGATTTTATCGGCCTCCCGAATTCGCCTTCATCATTTAGCGAAAAAAGGAAACCCTCGGGCGTCCATTATTCTTGAAATTCAAAAAAGTTTAGGGGCTTTTATCAGCGCCCTTCTTTTTGTCAATACCTGGCTAAACATTGCGGTCACAGCACTTGTGACAAGCATTATGACCGAGGCTTTTGGTCCTGTGGGTGCGGTTTATGTCATTCCCATCATGGGATTTTTAATTACGATTTATGCAGAAGTTCTACCAAAAATTTATATCTATAATGATCCCGAACGATCCGTGATGGCATTGGCGCCCATCTTCAAACCCTTTTATATGATTTTTTCTCCCATTACCCAATTTATAGATAAAATCGCAAGACTCTCACTGCGACTTGTGGGAATGAATGGCGCTTCTGAAAACCAAGAGGACTCCTCCCAAGAGGATCTTCGCGGCGCCATTGATCTTTATGGCGGCCCCAATGTGCAAACGCGCCATGAACGCGCCATGCTCAGAAGCATCTTGGATTTAGCTGATGTTGAAGCGTCTGAAATTATGACTCACCGCAAAAAAATGCTCATGTTGGATGCGAGCCTTCCGCCGGATCAAATTGTCGACAAAGTCTTAAGTGCACCGTACACACGGATTCCCATTTGGAAAGATCAAATGGATAACATCATTGGAGTTCTTCACACGAAGGATCTTTTGCGGGCTGTAAGATCCCTAAAAGGTGATCTCACTAAATTTGATATTACAAAAATTGCAAGTCCCGCTTGGTTTATTCCTGCAACAACAACTCTTTTTGCCCAGCTTGAGGCCTTTCGTGAGCGTCGAGAGCACTTTGCACTCGTAGTTGATGAATATGGGGATCTGGAGGGCATGCTCACACTTGAAGATATTCTTGAGGAAATTGTGGGTGAGATCGTTGATGAACACGATGTGGAACTTCCAGGAGTCCGACTCACACCAGAGGGCTCCTATCTTGTGGACGGATCAGTCACCATTCGAGATCTAAATCGCCTTTTTGATTGGAATTTATCCGATGAGCATGCCTCCACCATTGCAGGACTGATTTTGCAAGAAACCAAGCAAATCCCAGAGGTCGGACAGACATTTATGATCCATGGATTTAGGGTAGATATTTTAAGGCGCCAACGTCATCAAATCACCCAAGTAAAATTAACCCCTCCTATTCATACCGCAGAATAAGATCCACAGGGGAAAAACCCCTGCGGAATGTTTATTATACACCTAAGGATTCAATGATCGCTTATTCTCCACCTTCAATAAGGCGCTGCCACCACCCTTTACGAGAAGCAGCCTGTTGAGCTGCCTTTGGAGTTTTCGGCTTTTCAGAAGACACAGCTGGACTTTGAGGTGCATTTTCCCTTGATTTGGTGGGCGCTGAAGGCATCACAGGTTTTGGAACGTCTGAAGAGGCTGCGCGGATTTTAAAATCTTGTGTGGGAGCACTAACCGTATTTTGAGGACTGGTTGATTCCAAAGAAGCGGGAGCGCCCTCTCCTTGAGCCGCAACAGCCCCGTCACGACGCGGCCCTTTACGACCGCGCCTTCCATAGCGGGACTTTCTAGGCCGCTGAAAATCACGCTGGCCCTCTGTCATTGGTTCAAATGGAGACGTTTCTGAAGTTTCAGAAGTCACAACAGGGGAAGACTCTACGGGCTGCGCAACAGTTGGAGAAGGCGTTGCCGGAGGCAGGGGCCTTTGATTCTCAGGACGACGGGGCTGAGGAGGTCTGTTATGCGGACGTCGTTGAGGATTTCTGTGACTTGGCTGCTGGAAAACTTCTGGAGCAAGAACTTCCTCATCCTCTTTT
This DNA window, taken from Candidatus Bealeia paramacronuclearis, encodes the following:
- a CDS encoding ABC transporter permease → MKNASPSLEIQYDTAEVVTLNIGGEWSLAHAQTLESCFRKVKTLKSNLNVKFIWVNFESSDTTGAWVFHEILEVLQKKNITYTLDGMPLLLSSLMDCIQGYLPDRTVKHTPNRFFLDLIERMGKSTIEVGTLAYELLEFLGHVVIALFKSFLSPKRIKLVPFFVHMERIGVNSIPIIAVISFLIGFVFAYQGEEQLHKFGADIYTINLVGLSIVREAGILLAAIVVAGRTGSAITAELGIMKINQEVDAMNVFGLNPLEYLVLPRMLALICIMPFLAFLADVAGLLGGGVWVVWSMGYSSDLYLKQLGGAITQWSFWIGIIKAPVFAFAIGLVSCFEGFRVDGGAESVGLHTTKAVVESIFLVIVADALFSIFFSQMGV
- a CDS encoding shikimate kinase; translation: MTKKPIRYSANLVIPKTVVLVGMMGAGKSSIGWRLAKKLGVEFHDSDQEVERAAGCTVNDIFETWGEKAFRDAERRVIQRLLSEPTQVISTGDGAFIDDDIRALINGKAISVWLRANPDILLERVVRRDTRPLLHEGDPKEILEGMIEKRYPIYSEANIIVDSNDDAHDATVERVMESLKDYVYD
- a CDS encoding HlyC/CorC family transporter codes for the protein MSIISLILTFIIVLLLVGLSGVCAGSEAAILSASRIRLHHLAKKGNPRASIILEIQKSLGAFISALLFVNTWLNIAVTALVTSIMTEAFGPVGAVYVIPIMGFLITIYAEVLPKIYIYNDPERSVMALAPIFKPFYMIFSPITQFIDKIARLSLRLVGMNGASENQEDSSQEDLRGAIDLYGGPNVQTRHERAMLRSILDLADVEASEIMTHRKKMLMLDASLPPDQIVDKVLSAPYTRIPIWKDQMDNIIGVLHTKDLLRAVRSLKGDLTKFDITKIASPAWFIPATTTLFAQLEAFRERREHFALVVDEYGDLEGMLTLEDILEEIVGEIVDEHDVELPGVRLTPEGSYLVDGSVTIRDLNRLFDWNLSDEHASTIAGLILQETKQIPEVGQTFMIHGFRVDILRRQRHQITQVKLTPPIHTAE